The proteins below come from a single Corylus avellana chromosome ca3, CavTom2PMs-1.0 genomic window:
- the LOC132174414 gene encoding aluminum-activated malate transporter 10-like codes for MVSDQKEVSNGLERRIKVVEILDPEAKTSCRILISRKAFIVGLASKVWKFLRKAWDIGVDDPKKVIHGLKVGMALTLVSLFYYMTPLYDVVGQVAALWEIMTVVVVFENTVGATLSKCFNRICGTFLAGFLAVGVQWVASKSGHTIEPIINGVAVFLLASLATFSRFIPSVKAWFDYGAMIFVLTFSLVSISGFRVAEMAVTVLVVARQRLFTIVIGTVLCIIISMLVCPIWAGQDLHTLIFCNIDKLADSLEGCVAKYFKHGDDLDDGDKECQKKLQGYKCVLSSKATEDSLANFATWEPAHGRFNFRHPWKQYIKIGESMRSCAYCIDALNGCINSENQPSEYVKMHISNVCLKVSFNSSDVIRELAWTIKTMKKSSNIDFLVGDMNKAVQELQFNLNALPKLFNPPSKPEAAETPENKTTEQLQPASKAVVTKMPIMDIIPLVTLTSLLIEIVTRINGIVDAVEELAGLAEFKPASNDKCKKDDDQLNNNCLPDQQKDKDTMNKVFPLV; via the exons ATCAGAAGGAAGTTAGCAATGGCTTGGAGCGGAGGATAAAGGTGGTAGAGATTTTGGATCCTGAGGCAAAAACTTCATGCAGAATCTTGATTTCTCGAAAGGCTTTTATTGTAGGGTTGGCTTCAAAAGTGTGGAAGTTTTTGCGCAAAGCGTGGGATATAGGAGTTGATGACCCCAAAAAAGTGATCCATGGTCTAAAAGTAGGGATGGCGCTCACTCTTGTCTCACTCTTTTACTATATGACGCCTCTGTATGATGTTGTTGGACAAGTGGCTGCTCTCTGGGAAATCATGACAGTTGTGGTTGTATTTGAAAACACTGTCG GTGCAACACTAAGTAAGTGTTTTAACAGAATATGTGGAACTTTTCTTGCTGGATTTCTTGCAGTTGGCGTTCAATGGGTTGCTAGCAAATCAGGACACACAATTGAACCTATAATTAATGGAGTCGCAGTTTTCCTCTTAG CTTCTCTAGCCACCTTCTCAAGATTCATCCCTTCGGTGAAAGCCTGGTTTGACTATGGTGCTATGATATTTGTCCTTACATTTAGCTTGGTTTCAATATCGGGTTTTCGGGTGGCTGAAATGGCCGTTACAGTGCTTGTTGTGGCCCGTCAGAGATTGTTCACCATTGTCATTGGCACTGTCTTGTGCATTATTATAAGCATGCTTGTTTGCCCCATTTGGGCTGGTCAAGATCTCCATACTCTCATCTTTTGTAACATTGACAAGCTTGCGGATTCCCTAGAGG GTTGTGTAGCTAAATACTTCAAACATGGTGACGACCTTGATGACGGTGATAAAGAATGTCAAAAGAAGCTGCAAGGGTACAAATGCGTTCTAAGTTCCAAGGCAACAGAAGACTCTTTG GCCAATTTTGCAACATGGGAGCCAGCTCATGGCCGCTTCAACTTTCGGCACCCATGGAAACAGTACATCAAAATAGGGGAATCAATGCGCAGCTGTGCTTATTGCATAGACGCTCTCAATGGTTGCATCAATTCAGAAAATCAG CCATCTGAATATGTAAAGATGCATATCAGCAACGTTTGCTTGAAAGTAAGCTTCAACTCTTCAGATGTCATAAGGGAGCTAGCTTGGACCATCAAGACAATGAAGAAATCATCTAACATCGATTTTCTGGTTGGAGACATGAACAAAGCAGTACAAGAGCTCCAATTTAACTTGAATGCCCTTCCTAAGTTATTCAACCCCCCATCAAAGCCAGAAGCTGCAGAAACTCCTGAAAATAAGACAACAGAGCAGCTGCAGCCTGCCTCAAAAGCAGTGGTTACAAAAATGCCTATCATGGATATTATTCCACTTGTAACATTAACTTCTTTGTTGATTGAAATTGTCACAAGGATCAATGGCATTGTCGATGCTGTTGAAGAACTAGCAGGTTTGGCTGAATTCAAGCCTGCAAGCAATGACAAGTGCAAAAAAGATGATGATCAGCTTAATAACAACTGTTTACCAGATCAGCAGAAAGATAAGGATACCATGAACAAGGTCTTTCCACTGGTCTGA